One genomic window of Ciona intestinalis chromosome 7, KH, whole genome shotgun sequence includes the following:
- the LOC100176863 gene encoding spermidine synthase, whose amino-acid sequence MDELKLNWFSELNSLWPGQCMSLEVEEVLFHERSKYQDVLVFKSKTYGNVLVLDGVIQCTERDEFAYQEMIAHLPLFSHPNPKNVLVIGGGDGGVIREVLKHSSVVSITQCEIDQVVIDVSRKFLPSMSKSMDDPRVTQFVGDGLAFMREHKAEFDVIITDSSDPQGPAEALFEKPYYQLMQKALKDGGIICAQGECVWLHLSLICNMKKFCETVFPSVAYGYCTIPTYPSGQIGFMLCSQNKETNFKEPCRVLSCDEVNKMELKYYNSDVHKAAFVLPQFAKSALENNCVPPGRFNFSKIDQDYDA is encoded by the exons ATGGACGAACTAAAACTTAACTGGTTTAGTGAATTGAATTCCTTATGGCCAGGACAATGTATGTCATTGGAGGTAGAAGAAGTTTTATTTCACGAACGCTCAAAGTATCAagatgttttagtttttaaaag CAAAACTTACGGCAACGTATTAGTCCTCGATGGAGTGATTCAATGCACTGAAAGAGATGAGTTCGCTTACCAGGAGATGATCGCCCATCTTCCTTTGTTCTCTCATCCCAATCCTAAGAAT GTTCTTGTAATAGGGGGTGGTGATGGCGGAGTTATCAGGGAAGTTCTTAAACATTCATCTGTGGTTTCTATAACTCAGTGCGAGATTGATCAG GTTGTGATAGATGTTTCACGTAAGTTTCTTCCATCAATGTCTAAAAGCATGGACGACCCTCGTGTTACACAATTTGTTGGTGATGGTCTGGCGTTTATGAGGGAACACAAAGCTGAgtttgatgtcataatcactgATTCATCTGACCCACAAG GTCCTGCTGAAGCTTTATTCGAGAAACCATATTACCAACTGATGCAGAAAGCACTTAAAGATGGTGGGATTATATGCGCACAAGGAGAATGTGTTTGGTTGCATCTTAGTCTTATTTGTAACATGAAGAAGTTTTGTGAAACCGTGTTCCCATCCGTTGCATATGGTTATTGTACAATACCAACGTATCCAAGCGGGCAGATAGGGTTCATGTTGTGCAGCCAGAATAAG gaGACCAACTTTAAAGAGCCTTGCAGAGTATTAAGTTGTGATGAAGTGAATAAAATGGAATTGAAATATTACAACTCAGATGTCCACAAAGCTGCATTCGTTTTACCTCAATTTGCTAAATCA gCATTGGAAAACAATTGTGTTCCACCTGGCCGATTCAACTTTTCTAAAATTGACCAAGATTATGACGCATAA
- the LOC100181516 gene encoding cytochrome c oxidase assembly protein COX11, mitochondrial-like — translation MIGIIRASLSRPICIQNQQYFANKLWKSNLKLSWKNLENTNRKWDLMFSCKFHSRPSALKQVLICKPYYKTGNVLRFFYSTVRFETKSSKFMVKINRNQFRTIFTSSRFLQRDQQNNISFFNNDTALYISAILIFMIGIAYAAVPLYRLFCQATGIGGDPRLANKFDLVKTMNPIRERKINVFFNADHHAAMRWNFKPTQKEITVVPGETALAFYTAKNPTDEPIVGVATYNVLPFQAGLYFNKIQCFCFEEQWLNPHEEVDMPVFFYIDPDYDDDPVLADVDDIVLSYTFFKAEKGKPLPLPGFMRSKSIPDSNKQPVVA, via the coding sequence ATGATTGGGATTATTAGAGCGTCATTGTCCCGTCCAATCTGTATTCAAAATCAACaatattttgcaaacaaactttggaaaagcaatttaaagttatcatggaaaaatttagaaaatacgAACAGAAAATGGGATTTAATGTTTTCTTGCAAGTTCCATAGCAGGCCAAGcgctttaaaacaggttttaatttgtaaaccTTACTATAAAACTGGGAATGTTTTAAGATTCTTTTACAGCACAGTTCGATTTGAGACTAAAAGCTCTAAATTTATGGTAAAAATCAACAGAAATCAATTCAGAACAATTTTTACATCATCAAGATTTTTACAGCGGGATCAACAGAACAATATTTCATTCTTTAACAACGATACAGCTCTCTACATATCTGCCATTCTTATTTTCATGATAGGAATCGCATACGCAGCAGTGCCGTTGTACCGCTTATTCTGCCAAGCTACAGGCATTGGCGGCGACCCGAGGTTAGCCAATAAATTTGATCTTGTGAAAACCATGAACCCGATAAGGGAGCGAAAAATTAACGTATTTTTCAATGCTGACCATCACGCTGCTATGAGATGGAATTTCAAGCCCACTCAGAAGGAAATAACCGTGGTACCAGGTGAAACAGCACTTGCCTTTTACACCGCGAAGAACCCAACAGATGAGCCTATAGTTGGCGTAGCCACTTATAATGTTCTCCCATTTCAAGCTGGcctttatttcaataaaatccaATGCTTCTGTTTTGAGGAGCAATGGCTAAACCCACATGAAGAAGTGGACATGCCTGTCTTCTTCTATATCGACCCAGATTATGACGACGACCCGGTTTTAGCTGATGTTGATGACATTGTACTGAGTTATACGTTTTTTAAAGCTGAAAAAGGAAAGCCTCTTCCATTACCTGGGTTTATGAGAAGCAAATCAATACCAGACAGTAACAAGCAACCTGTTGTAGCTTGA
- the LOC100179185 gene encoding arginine and glutamate-rich protein 1, whose product MLTKDLVSLKIMTRSKSPSPVESRKKSSKHKSRSKDDEYRSRDRGHSRSKDRDRKRHRSRERISRHSSSKRSRSKSSSTERTDIFGRALSKRTALEEKKRREEEELRLAIERQRLIQKKELEEKMIEDETAKRVEELVKKRVEEELEKRKDEIEKEVLRRVEEMKHIMEKQMLEEMERQKLAELQARQAKEEEETQKRTQLEEILKENDRKMKEAEERMNEERLAMVEQQRLIHEERMRMEEDRKKQRRAEQNVILGKKNTRPKLSFSLK is encoded by the exons atgcTCACTAAAGATTTAGTATCCCTTAAAATAATGACCAGATCAAAAAGCCCAAGTCCTGTGGAGTCGAGGAAAAAGTCAAGCAAGCATAAAAGTCGCTCCAAAGATGATGAATATAGATCCAGGGATCGGGGTCATTCAAGGTCAAAAGATAGAGATCGTAAACGACATCGATCAAGGGAACGAATTAGCAG ACACAGCAGTTCAAAACGATCTCGTTCAAAATCATCGAGCACGGAACGCACAGATATATTTGGAAGAGCTTTGAGCAAGAGAACTGCACTTGAAGAGAAGAAAAGAAGGGAAGAAGAAGAATTGAGGCTTGCTATTGAGAGGCAACGGTTAAT CCAAAAGAAAGAACTTGAAGAAAAGATGATTGAAGATGAAACCGCCAAGCGAGTCGAGGAGTTGGTGAAGAAGAGGGTGGAGGAAGAATTGGAGAAACGGAAAGATGAAATTGAAAAAGAG GTGTTAAGACGGGTAGAAGAAATGAAACACATCATGGAAAAGCAAATGTTAGAGGAAATGGAGAGACAAAAACTAGCAGAGTTACAAGCCAGGCAGGCTAAAGAG GAGGAAGAAACCCAAAAGCGGACGCAGCTGGaggaaatattaaaagaaaacgaTCGAAAAATGAAGGAAGCTGAAGAAAGGATG AATGAAGAACGGTTAGCAATGGTGGAGCAACAACGTTTAATTCATGAGGAGAGAATGCGAATGGAAGAAGATAGAAAAAAGCAACGAAGAGCCGAACAAAATGTCATTTTAGGAAAGAAAAACACGCGACCAAAGCTTTCATTCTCTCTCAAATAG